A section of the Lepidochelys kempii isolate rLepKem1 chromosome 4, rLepKem1.hap2, whole genome shotgun sequence genome encodes:
- the LOC140909980 gene encoding ATP synthase subunit delta, mitochondrial-like, translated as MLPVRHLWAPARSYAKAAAGPAQMSFTFASPTQVFYNGATVKQVDIPTLSGSFGILAAHIPTLQVLKPRVVTVFAEDSTLTKYFVSSGSITVNADSSVQLLAEEMTALDMLDLATAKLM; from the coding sequence ATGCTGCCCGTTCGCCACCTCTGGGCCCCGGCTCGCTCCTATGCCAAGGCGGCTGCCGGCCCAGCCCAGATGTCCTTCACCTTCGCCTCACCCACGCAGGTGTTTTACAATGGAGCCACTGTGAAGCAGGTGGACATTCCCACACTGAGCGGCTCCTTCGGCATTTTGGCGGCTCACATTCCCACCCTGCAGGTCCTGAAACCCAGAGTTGTGACGGTCTTTGCCGAGGACAGCACACTGACTAAGTACTTTGTGAGCAGTGGTTCCATCACAGTCAATGCAGACTCCTCTGTGCAGCTGCTGGCAGAAGAGATGACCGCTTTAGACATGTTGGATCTCGCGACTGCTAAGTTGATGTGA
- the TMEM192 gene encoding transmembrane protein 192 — MAVAGAAAGPQRQLDNGSLEITQSTEDDPLLDAPLLPPHALHSQLRPRFHAIPTVLIANFLLLIHVAFVVLVFLAGIYCSYVNPNEDECPGNYTNPLKVQSVIIIAKVILWILHVVFERYLQHHHSKVRCRGYLMIYRSTRHLKRLPLLIHSTGNAALLLILSAQHSFPNYSKKYLYLILGVLCLELISSLTCIVIYTVKISNFNKARPRPDIIEEEKMYAYPSHITSEIGFRESSGLEEIVEKQGDVIDYLQRHNALLSKKLLALTSQQIRG, encoded by the exons GGTTCCTTGGAGATAACGCAGAGCACAGAAGATGATCCTCTACTTGATGCACCACTTCTTCCACCTCATGCATTACATTCCCAACTGAGACCGAGATTCCATGCTATTCCTACAGTCTTGATTGCCAACTTTCTGTTGCTTATACAT GTTGCTTTTGTTGTCTTAGTATTTTTAGCAGGTATATATTGTTCTTATGTAAACCCAAATGAGGACGAATGCCCCGGAAACTACACCAACCCACTTAAGGTGCAAAGTGTCATAATCATTGCAAAGGTAATTCTGTGGATTCTGCATGTTGTCTTTGAACGATATCTTCAGCATCATCACAGTAAAGTCAGATGCAGAGGATACCTCATGATCTACCGATCAACAAGACATCTTAAAAGACTGCCACTCCTTATACATTCTACAG gaaatGCAGCCCTGCTTCTGATACTGTCAGCTCAGCATTCCTTTCCTAACTACAGTAAAAAGTATCTCTACCTTATCCTTGGAGTCTTGTGTCTGGAGCTGATTTCTTCTTTGACATGCATAGTCATTTACACAG TGAAAATAAGCAATTTCAACAAGGCAAGGCCAAGGCCTGATATAATTGAAGAAGAAAAGATGTATGCTTACCCCAGTCACATTACTTCGGAGATTGGATTCAG GGAAAGCTCAGGTTTGGAAGAAATAGTTGAAAAGCAAGGAGATGTGATAGACTATCTCCAGCGACACAATGCCCTGCTCAGCAAGAAACTACTAGCACTAACATCACAGCAAATCAGAGGTTAG